In Romeriopsis navalis LEGE 11480, one genomic interval encodes:
- a CDS encoding TetR/AcrR family transcriptional regulator, which yields MNDAKKKSPGRPRSAASHQAILKAALELLSEVGFEAMSIESIAARAGVGKTTIYRRYSSKNELIADAIETMREEVLIPDTGTISSDIDALIANAAQITLTPLGRQAVAMIISSASSNAGFAQIYWEKYLQPRRQAFEIVIDRAKARNEVPTDLDSGLVFDTMSGIMLYALIFPPTEPWTTFVRRALSLLLK from the coding sequence ATGAACGATGCTAAGAAAAAATCACCCGGAAGACCACGTAGCGCCGCATCGCACCAGGCAATCCTGAAAGCAGCACTGGAATTGTTGTCCGAAGTTGGCTTTGAGGCGATGAGCATTGAATCGATCGCCGCTCGGGCAGGCGTCGGCAAAACCACCATCTATCGGCGCTATAGCAGCAAAAATGAACTCATTGCTGACGCCATCGAAACTATGCGGGAAGAAGTCTTAATTCCGGATACAGGTACGATTTCGAGTGACATAGACGCCCTGATTGCCAATGCGGCCCAAATCACCCTCACCCCACTGGGTCGGCAGGCCGTTGCCATGATTATCAGCAGTGCTTCCAGCAATGCCGGATTTGCACAAATTTATTGGGAGAAATATCTCCAACCCCGCCGCCAAGCCTTCGAGATCGTCATCGATCGAGCAAAAGCCAGAAACGAAGTCCCTACCGACCTAGATTCCGGTTTAGTTTTCGACACCATGAGCGGCATCATGCTCTACGCATTGATCTTCCCACCGACCGAACCTTGGACAACCTTTGTCCGCCGTGCCCTCAGCTTACTGCTCAAATAA
- a CDS encoding GlxA family transcriptional regulator: MKIFVLVVDNMFDTGLTAILDTLAMGNEFIADRGDSEPFEVTIVGVRSFVQTHLGLGVSAALATSLPHPDVVVVPALADKTPELLNAALQRPDIIEAQSVIQQWYQSGTLVTAACTGTYLLAAAGLLDGVRATTTWWLAPDFRKRFPEVILDDSQMLVVQDQRVTAGAALAHVDLALWIVRQYSQEVAQLVSRHLLIDGRPSQAVYAIANHLAHNDSLIERFQHWVRQNLTSFTMTDAANAMAVSERTLQRRCRDVLGRTPIAFVQDLRIEQAIYRLQTTDTSVEAIAEAVGYLDGVTLRTLLRKKTGCSVSELRRINK; the protein is encoded by the coding sequence ATGAAGATCTTTGTTCTGGTCGTGGACAATATGTTCGACACGGGGCTGACCGCCATCCTGGACACCCTGGCGATGGGCAATGAATTTATCGCCGATCGAGGCGACAGCGAGCCATTTGAAGTGACGATCGTCGGTGTCCGTTCATTCGTCCAGACGCATCTCGGCCTCGGCGTTTCAGCAGCATTGGCCACTTCCCTACCCCATCCTGACGTTGTGGTCGTTCCAGCATTGGCTGATAAAACACCGGAATTGCTGAATGCCGCACTGCAACGCCCTGACATAATCGAAGCTCAGAGCGTCATTCAGCAGTGGTATCAATCCGGCACGTTAGTCACTGCGGCCTGCACTGGCACCTACCTGCTGGCCGCAGCGGGTTTGCTAGACGGTGTGCGGGCAACAACGACATGGTGGCTTGCCCCGGATTTCCGGAAACGTTTCCCGGAAGTGATCCTCGATGATTCACAAATGCTGGTGGTGCAAGACCAACGAGTAACGGCAGGCGCAGCTCTTGCCCACGTTGATTTAGCCCTGTGGATCGTGCGTCAGTACAGTCAAGAAGTCGCGCAATTAGTCTCGCGCCATCTCTTGATCGATGGGCGTCCCTCGCAAGCCGTCTATGCCATTGCCAATCATTTAGCGCACAATGACTCACTCATCGAACGCTTCCAGCATTGGGTGCGACAAAACCTCACCAGCTTTACGATGACCGATGCCGCAAACGCAATGGCGGTGAGCGAACGCACCCTACAGCGACGGTGTCGGGATGTGCTGGGCCGCACGCCCATTGCATTTGTTCAGGATTTAAGAATTGAGCAGGCGATTTATCGTCTTCAGACCACGGACACCAGTGTTGAAGCGATCGCCGAAGCAGTTGGTTATCTTGATGGCGTCACGTTACGCACATTGCTACGCAAAAAAACCGGCTGTAGCGTTAGTGAGCTACGCCGAATCAACAAGTAG
- a CDS encoding putative quinol monooxygenase, which produces MLSHALVVKIIAKNDRSEEVAQFLSGALPLAEAETFTPVWFALRADATTFYIVDAFSSVDDRQQHLDGQIAAALMSKAAELLAEPPVIERVDVMASKVPGSI; this is translated from the coding sequence ATGTTGAGCCATGCGCTTGTCGTCAAAATTATTGCAAAGAACGATCGTAGTGAGGAAGTTGCGCAGTTTCTCTCTGGAGCATTGCCGTTGGCTGAGGCTGAAACCTTCACGCCAGTTTGGTTTGCCCTCCGGGCCGATGCTACTACGTTCTATATTGTTGATGCGTTCTCTAGCGTGGATGACCGTCAGCAGCATCTCGATGGACAGATTGCTGCGGCCCTGATGTCGAAGGCGGCCGAGCTGCTGGCCGAACCGCCTGTGATTGAGCGGGTGGATGTTATGGCTAGCAAGGTACCCGGTTCAATCTAA